In the Salvia miltiorrhiza cultivar Shanhuang (shh) chromosome 8, IMPLAD_Smil_shh, whole genome shotgun sequence genome, TCaaagaaattgtaaaaataaaattcaaatttattcgTTTTACTAATGTTATAGAATTATTTATTTGGCATTAATCCAGAAAAAGCACTGGCTTTTCTCGGGGCGCATCGATTTACCGAGGCGTTACAAGGtaaagaaattaaatattaagtacTATGTTGTAAGATATATATATCGAAGTAATGAAACTCGTTGAAGATTGAtaatttgttaaaataaaattattatcagACATCACCAGCATGGAAGATGGCAAGCAAGGATAGGAAGAGTCGCAGGGAACAAAGACCTTTACTTAGGAACTTTCAGTAAGTTACTATACAACTCTAAATTATCCTTTGgtagcatatatatatagcacCTAAGTGTGTGTAAAATTTTTGAAGGCACACAAGAGGAGGCGGCTGAAGCATACGACGTGGCGGCCATCAAGTTCCGGGGGCTGAATGCGGTGACCAACTTTGAGACGAGCCGGTATGACGTGCGGGGCATTATGGAGAGCATAAAGCTCCCCATCCCCATGGGAAAGCGCCTAAAGGAAGCCGAGAAAGGTGATATGAGCTTGCAAATGCATCAAGGCTGTAATAGTTTCGGCTTGGAGCAAGGCAGCATGTACCCGTATCAAAGAATGTGGTGCAAACAAGAGCAAGACTCTGATGTGGGATTCAATGATGAGGCTCTCTTGCAGGCCTCAATGTTGCAGCTCAACAATCCCAATCTCaatgcagcagcagcagcttgTGATGGTTTTGGATTCGAGGGCGTGTTTGGATCGTCCACGGATGCTTATAGGAGTTTGTATTATCAATCCCAACAATTGTCCAGCATGTGGAACGCCACCTGATGCCACATTGAACAAACTATGGATTTGTTTGTTTTGGGCTGGAGTTCATTTATAGCCAGTTCATTAAATCTCGTTTCAATGAGATGACTGGCTATGAATTTTGGGAACTTTGGCTCGGTATGTATGTTTTTGtttaggaaaaaagaaaaacaagtaatataatattatgtttgattttgTCATTTTCAATGGACTTCCTTCAGAATTTGACTTTTTGATCACCTTACAAAATGCAATTTTAACCTCATTTTCTGCAGTTGTGCCCTTTTGGTTACTTAATATTTTCAGTggcatatttataattttatttataaatatgccACTTGAATATAGATTTATATCCACATCTTGACCTATCTCACTCTGAGAGGATTTCACGCTACTTTTTAATGATGATTCAGATATTCTTCTCCTAGTGTAAAATATTCATAATGTAAGAAAAAACTAAACCATTTACACAAGCTCCAAGAACAATCACCACTTCAATAACTCCATCTACAACAAGCAAAATGAAATCCGATGGTTTCAACACTGCACTTCTTCCCTACATCGAGTAACAGATTCATCTCTTCAAATGAGGCCTTACCAGGaaaatagatatataaataaattatttgaaggCATCAACCAGAACTAATTACATTACCAGTGTCCATGATCGCCTTTTTTTCAAACTTTTTATCCCCGGCAAAAACTAGAGAAGAACATAGATCATACGGCGTGTTAGTAGAACAAAGAACTACATGTTTATGAGAATCATTAGTAATCCTGAAGTAAGATGAGTGGGAGTAACAACCTTTGAGCCAGCAGTCACACCACAAAGCTTCCTGGCCTTCAGTAGTTTTGCCTGAAACATCATTTTTTTGTTTGCTTTTGAAAAACTTTGCCTGAATCCTTTCATCATAGACCAATCCATTTCTTGAAGGCCAACGCAGCTTCTCTTTTCTTCAACTGTGATTCTGTCTGAAACTTTGGTGCCTTGCCCTTGTACAGAGTTTTGTGGTACTTCAGAAATAGAGCGCGGTACTTATATTTGTCCACGAACATGCTGCCTTTCTCCATCATTTCGATAACTTCATTTGCTCGGATGAAAAATCCGCCTCTGACAAATGTATAAAGCACAGCATCCAACAGTTCCACATCAAACTTCATTCCACTAGAAAAAGCAAAAGACTTCATCTCACCCCACAGTTCAGCTACCTCGATGTATTTGCCCCCGACTGCAGCATATCCAGTGACCATAGAATGGAAAGTTTGAGCATTGGGGGCGAGCTCCAAACTTCTCATCTTCTTCAGAGCCTTCTCCGCATCTTGCATTAGCCGTTTCTTGCAGAAAAAGTGAATCACACTATTCCAGTCATGGACTCCAGAATCCACCACCTGCCCTTCTTTTATTTCCTGCAATAGCTTTGACATCAAATGAGCATCTTTGCCCTCTGCACAACGCTTGACTAACACTTCAAAGTCCTGTTCGCCGACTCTGGGTATTTTAGCCTCTTTCATTTCCTTGAACAGATTAAGGGCCCCTGCTGTGTCCTTCTCAGCCACCCGGGATTGAATCAACGACCGATAAGAACTTGCATCCAACTGAACGCCAGCCCTACGGGCATCTCTGATTAATGATTTCATCTCATCAATCCGGTTGTCCTTATGATATGCTTTCAGAAGGAAATTATACACAGACGAACTACATCTAATGCCGGCCAAGCGCATTTCATCCAGAAGATCATGTGCCCTGTCTAACCAACCCAGGGAAATACAAGAGTTGATGACATGAACGAGAACCGAATTATCAGCAGACATGGGGGAATCTTCTTTCTCTGCCTTGATTAAAAATTCGACCAAATCCTTCGTGTTGCCAGCCTCCAAGAACGCTTTAACTAATTTCACATAAGTTGTCTCAGTTGGCCTAAGAATCCCTCTCTCGGTTGTGATCAGTTCAACTTGCCCCTGCAAGTTCACGACCAAGTTATTGAGTAATTCTCTTGTCTCGGCTTCAAGACCTAGAAACTTTCTGTCTCGACAGAAGTCTTCATAGCATGAGAAATGCCTTTGAGGTGTATCAGGATTCTCATGTACAGGAACACTTCGATGAGGTGCTGTAGTGCCTACTTTATCAGTCTCCAATTGCAAATTAGCAACACCGAGAGAGTTTTGAGCTTTCTTTGCCTTGCAAAGCATTTCAAGAACCATCCGGGAGGCAGAATCTAGATCGCCAAATTTCAAGTGACACAAAAGAAGACAGTTGTAGAACTGCCGAAGCTGAATGTCAGTTATATTGTCAACTTCTTCAATATGCCTCCTAAGCTTTTTCAGCTCGTCCCTCCGAccatttctttcataaatatgGGCCATGATGATTGATGAAGTTGCATCAGTTTTCATATTAATCCGAGGAATCATATCAAGGAGTTGCTCTCCTTTCCTAGTGATGCCAAACCGAAGGCACCCCACCAAAGCTATGTTAAGAGCAGTTGCATTAGGCTTCATAGAAATTAAAGGTTCATTGCACTTCTTTCGTGGATCAACCCTCCCGTCGTGGAACTTGTAACCAATTTCAAGAACCAATTCAGCTGCAAGGAACGCTCCAGATGGACTGTTGGACATATAAGCTATGATAGCAGACCAAGCTGTCACGGGAGGGAACTTCTCCATTTCAATGAGTTTCCTGAGAAGAGTAGAGGAAGGAATAGGTAGTCCACATTTAGCAAGGCCTAAAGAGAGGTAAACGAGGATCTCCCTATCAAACAACGTCTGCTTGTGTTCCTCAAAAGCTTTCTCAACCAATCCATAAGCCTTTTCAAGCCACTCAATGTCTAGAGTCTCTGTTAATCCCGCGATCAACTTGCACATGATAGATTTCCTAGCAAACCCTTCCATCCGCATATGCTTCTCGTGCAAATCCCAGGCATCATTAAATTTACCCTCATCAGTTGCATTCTCTAACTCCTCATGAAGCCTGCCTATGTCTCGAGCCTGGACCAAAACCGTCCCTGCCATAGTTGAGAAATTGTGTGAAAAATGTTCCAACCCATGGCGAAGCATCAAGACACCATCTTGGTCATGTAAGTAAGCAAAAGGCTTGTAGCCCCTTTGAGCGACGCAATGACATTTAGAAATTCTATCAAGAAAACTCTGTAGAATGTAATTCGCAGTTGCTCGACTGCTCACTTTTCTTAGATGCACCATTTCATCTGAAAAGCTAACAGGACCCAAAAATCATCACCTTAAACAGCGTAGGCTGCTATCTGGACATAGGAAGACAAGATTTAGTATTAAAATTGGTGGCGTAAATGAAAAAGATAAGCAAAATACTCTTAATAAGACATTCTTGAGTAATAAGTTGGTCAGCAAATGTTTATACATAGATTCAAATAACTCAAAGGTTCAACAATTTAACACTTCTAACTTCAGCATGCAGCCTAGTGTCTAAACTTACAAGCTTAATATCATTCAAGCATTATACAGTTATCACAGTTCAATCGTGTATACTAGTCAGGCATTTTGCCGAACAGTTAACCTTCAAAGTATTAAGATACCCATCAAATTAGCCTTCGATACATCATAAAGAGCAACGCtgttaaatgaaaaataataattattgttgtaataaTAATTACGTTCCTATTATACACGGCGGAGAAGAATACCCGTCGGGCGCGAAACGGTGGCGGAGCGACGGTGTTCAGTCCCAAAACAACTGCAAGTGTGAAGTATGAAAATACTAGTTTTAAGTGACAGAAGAGTTGTGATAATATGGGATTTTTTTAAGATGTAAATTAAAGTGTTACTAATATACTATGGATAGCGAAAAATAAGGTAGATAAAATTATaaagttatatttataaatttataacaaaaatagtacttcctccgtcccaataaaagtggccaaaaagtggccatttttttttgggcacggagcttaagaaggggattgttatgttttaattgagtgtgacccaccaaaattagtgagtaatttttagaaagtgacctacaattgttgaccaaattagtgagtaattttgacatttttagaaagtggcctacaattgttgaccaaattagtgagtaattgttgacttaattaaagtaaacttttgccatttttagaaagtagccacttttaatgggacacccaaaaaggaaatgtggccatttttattgggacgaagggagtagtaatTTTTCAGTAAAAAATACTATTTCGTTCCATGATGTTGACATAAAagtagtgttaataggcaaaaatgtctttaagttgtactccctccgtcccagaaaTAATGGcccgtttcttttgggcacggagattaaggagagttAAATTAGTAGATAAGTTGTATGCCCcacatatttaattaatggTTAATTAGTTTTAGATAATGTTAATAAAAGAATACTCCACCAAAATTAGTTGTTGCTGCCACCGGCCTTTCATCACCGGAgaggccggcgccggcgccgacGCCTGCACCGCCTTCCCATCACTCTCCACCCCCAAATCCATCTATAGACATTTCAAACAACAATGGATCCATTCACAGATCCAAACTCCAAGTACTCACAGAACCAAAACGCAGAGAAACATCCACAGATCCGAAAACACAAATCAAAATTAACAACAAAAGATGTTACATTTCCAACTCCAAGATGTTAAAATCTGAAGGAAAAGAAGTCTTCTAAACTAACACGAAGAAGGGGATGGTCGAGCATCGCCTACCAGATGACGGCCTGGATCTGGTCGAGGCAGTGTAAGAGGACGTCGGCGGCGTGGATCTCGACGCAAAGTGCAGCGTTGGCTTGGTCGGCGGAGGGGATTTTCAGTGAAGGCGGCGCAAGAGAAGACAGTGGAGACGAACGAGGGTTGAGGATGGCAGAGGCGGTGGAGCAGCGCTAGAGTTTCTGAACGGTGAAGGCGGCGGCGCTAGAGTTTCTGGATTTGAGGGATCTTGGGTTTGGCGGTTGAAGGAGAGGTTGAGTGTTGTTGGTGGAAGAAAGCGGCGGAGGAGAGAACTCCGGCGACCAGCGGAGGGAAGGCTAATGGAGAAGAAGCTGGCGGAAGAGAAGGCAGCTCAGGTGGAGAaggtgagggtggaggcgggtggagagaaagaggcgTTGCCGCCTTCGCCTTCACTGCTGCTACTGCTACAAGTCCGGCGAGTAGTCGTCTCTGGCTTTCACGCCGGAGGGTTGAGGCGAGCGAACCAATGAAGGGTGGCGGCGGTGGGTGGAACCGGCGAGATGGGAGATGGTGGAGTTGGAAAGATGGAGGCGGTAGAGTGAGATGGGAGACGGGAGGCGTGGAATTGATATGGTGGAGGGGTGAAATAATTAGGGATTTAGGGTTTTGTTggcataattaaaaattttaattaagtgttaattataactaaaaaaggaaacaggcCATTATTTGTGGGACAacctaaaaaggaaaacagaccattatttatgggacggagggagtatgtgattctaaaaataattaaattgtatgtgaaaaatgtcatattttataaatttaagcattttatagagtggattttgaaaatagcctatttcttttagtaaacttaaaaattacccactaagataaaaacttaaaaaaatacccacacttaccattttaccccttcAAACATCACCCTTTAAAAAATTCCCACATTTCACAACCAAGTGgaattcacaataagaattttttgttgtgaattcacaaccaggatttattttggttgtgaattcgagtagttgtgaatttgagttttaaagtttgaattcacaactaaaaacattagttgtgaattcactactagcaatagagttggttgtgaatttgagagTTAAAATTCGatttcacaactaacactaacAATTCAGCCGTGAATTTATCAAACtgatggttgtgaattcagGTATAGTCGTgaattgaattttaaagtttgaattcacaaccaaaacaattagttgtgaattcgagctttaaaacttgaattcacaaccaacactaatgATTCAgctgtgaattcatcgagctggttgtgaattctagttttagttgtgaattcatagatttggttgtgaattcgtagatgtggtcgtgaattgaagaacattaagttgtgaattcatagatttggttgtgaattcaagaatattaagttgtgaattcaagttttaaataaattcacaactataaacagtgttagtcgtgaattcgagtgaattcacaactagaaatattattggtcgtgaattcgcgtgaattcgcaactataaataacattagttgtgaattcaagttttaaatgaattcacaactaaaaataattagtcgtgaattcgtgtgaattcacaattagaaataTTGTTGGTCGTGAATTCACGTTAATTCACAGCTAGAAACATTGTAAATTGTGGattctaattttagttgtgaattcatgaatattaagttgtgaattcaagaacattaaattgtgaattcatagatttgattgtgaattcaaaaatattaattattttttaatcccCCAGTCACAAGAAGCCGCCCAAAAGGATCGACAAAGAGAGCTGATTCCTCAAATGTCTAATATTCTCTTCCAAAAGTGTATATGAACATATCAATGTCAACATAAAATGatcaatattttattcattCCAGAATAAGAACAGAGTACTGATACAGTTCTACCAAAATATTTACTAATGAACTATTTACAGaatattgatatgttcataTACAATTTCTGATGCTAACCAAAACTGACTTTGACAATACACCTTCaaaatatattcatatacaCAGTCCGGCCGCATCACCCCCATCGACGCCACACCAACTCCACTCTTCGTTGTTTCGTAAGCCGCGCCCATACAGGAAAAGACGAGTGTAGCGGCGGCACCGAGAAAACTTCCCTATAAAACAAACATCAGAGGTCATAACTGCATTCAATACATGGATCAACAATACTGCCAATAACTGGCTGTCTATACTTAGCATAATAAGCACGAGTCTCTAAATTGTCACGAGTTCAAATTCCTTTCAAGCAACTAAATTGATATACTTGTGATCATGTTGATTACAACAACCCATCACAAAATATTAATTACCCAACAACTAAGTCACTGAAGGATTCAAGCAAAATAACAATTTAGACTTTATTTAATGAAAGCTAACTGATAAATTTCATTTGTCTGGGTCAATATCCTCAAAGAGGATTCCCAATGACTTGTTAGAATACTTTGGTGACAATAATCACATTGTTTACAGTAAGAAGCttctaagagcatctccaaggATCCCTCTATTGTAGAGGGCCCTTGACTCTACTGTAGAGTTGAAATGTAgagtttttgaattttcatctccaacaatcaactcTACGTTTCCCTCTACAATGGAATATTCCATTTTTATGctctttattattaaattattttatcaatttaattatatcatatgtatttatattcagttaaatgtaattaaaattcaaattcaaatacaatttaatttaaatatttttgagaaaaattaattaataaagtgctatatttaaatattgtagaatgattaatttatttcaacaacataaaaactgaaattacatAATACTCTTAGAATTAAACATTACATAATacttaacaaagcataaattacATGATAAAATCAACTACTTTTCTAAATTAGAAAACTCCTCTCATATATGATCGACTAATGCATCACGAAGCGCAAAGTGAGCCACTCtatctttgatttttttatagcGTCCAAGATATTTTTGGAAATGACTTGTTTCATTTGACATTGTTTCAATATCTGGAATTGGCACTTCTCTTGCAATTTCAATTGGTGCAGACATGTCACgttcatcatcaacaatcatattATGCATAATAATGCATGCTTTCATTATATTATGCAAATGTTTCTTTTTCCAGTAGCGGGCTAGATTTGCAACAATTGCAAATCGGCTTTGAAGAACTCTGAATGCACGCTCCACATCTTTCCTACAAGATTCCTGTCTCATTGCTAAAAACTTTTTTTTGACAGAGCGTGGTTCATGAAAAGTTTGTACAAGTGTGGACCACTTGGGGTATATACCATCTGCTAAATAATAACCTACATTATATTATTTTCCTTGTATGACATAATGTGCGGGTGGAGTGATACCTCTAGCAAGGTCACAGAAAAGATGAGATCTTTCCAACACATTAATATCATTATTGGATCCTGGCATACCAAAGAATATGCATGTCATATCCAAAGGTCATAATCATCAACGATTTCAAGAATAATTGTTGGAGAGCCACTACGACCGGCATACGAGCCTGCCCAACCTGTTGGATAATTTTTTCACttccaatgcatacaatcaagactacCTAACATTCCTGGAAATCCACGTTGTTTACCAATATATAGTAGTCTAGCAACATCACTAGCAATAGGAGATCTTAGATATTGATCAGAAAATATTTCCACAATTGCACGACAGAATTTCTTGACACTTTTAATTGCAGTGGACTCACCAATATTTATGTACTCGTCAGTAGCATCTGCTGGTACCCCGCACGCCAATATTCAAAAGGTAGCTGTTATTTTTTGCAGTGTGGACAAGCCCCATCTTCCTGTGCAATCCATGCGTTTCTCGAAAAAACCATTATGATTTTTGATGGCATCAATAATGCGGAGGAATAGACTTCGAGATATTCGGAAGCGTCTACGAAAAATTCCTTCATTGAATGTTGGATTTTCAGAAAAATAGTCGTTGAAGAGACGATGAGCTGCTGCTTCTCGGTCACGATGGATTACCTTGTGACCAAGAACTAAACCTCCATGAATTCTTGTAGCATTTTGATATACAGCCAGTTGAGCTACAATAAGATTGTTATTCAAAATATGTTGACCCATCAATTGATGTTCAACGTCACATTCGTTGATTAATTGTTCAAGCTCATCATCAAATGAGCTTGAACTTGAATGAGAAAGTAGTGAAGAAGAACCAATATTATGATggttcatatttttttaattttctattttatgaGTGAAAGAGAATAAATATGTGTGCTGATTATCGAAATCGTGTACttcttaaataataaaaattctcCAATACTATCTTATCTGAAAATCTTAAATATTGAATCGCCACCATCCATCCAAATTTCGTTTAATCTACATCGTCCACCTTATCACTCCCTACTGTACGAAGGATGTGATTGACAATGTCAATCAACAcatctaaaaaatataaagtaTTTGGTCTTTAGTGCTTTGCAAAAAGAAAAAGCATTTGGTCCTACATATCAAATAATGCAGATTCCATTTAATATCTTATCTGAAAATCTACATATTTGAATCACCACCATCCGCGTAGATTTCATTAAATCTACaccatttattatttttacctTATCAACAAATCATCCTCTATATATATGGTCTAAATTTTCATACTTTAACACACAATAACCCTCTTTCATCTGGTATAAACTTGTCTTTCATTTTTCATGGCTTCTTCCCGAAATCCTAATTACACAATTGACGAAGATAAACATCTTTGTCGTGTATATATGGAGATATCTCAAAATTTGGAAACAGGAATAAaccaaagaaaagaaattttttGGGATCGTGTTGAGGATGTTTATAACGAGGAAAAACCTAGTCCACATATGTGTTATCGAAGTCAAAGATCACTTGAAACTCGCATGCAAGTTATTTTGAGTTCAGTTTCAAAACTCAAAGGGTGTATATAACAAGTGGAATATCTAAATCCAAGTGGTTGTTCTGAAAATGATATTGTAAGGAGTAgttatctatatattttttttattattattatttgtcttacttattataacatttttattcattatgcaGTTCACTCGTGCAAAAGAATTGATGGTGCTAGACACAAAATATAAGAAAGGCTTCAAGTTCGAGCATGTGTGGTCTATCATGAAAGATTTTCAAAAGTTTGATTGTCCTTCACAAAACTCTCGACAACAAAGGTCTGCATCTCTGTCAGAAACACTACCAGAATCTCCTATCTCACCTGATGAGTTGTCTCATTT is a window encoding:
- the LOC131001865 gene encoding pentatricopeptide repeat-containing protein At1g03100, mitochondrial-like isoform X1, producing MVHLRKVSSRATANYILQSFLDRISKCHCVAQRGYKPFAYLHDQDGVLMLRHGLEHFSHNFSTMAGTVLVQARDIGRLHEELENATDEGKFNDAWDLHEKHMRMEGFARKSIMCKLIAGLTETLDIEWLEKAYGLVEKAFEEHKQTLFDREILVYLSLGLAKCGLPIPSSTLLRKLIEMEKFPPVTAWSAIIAYMSNSPSGAFLAAELVLEIGYKFHDGRVDPRKKCNEPLISMKPNATALNIALVGCLRFGITRKGEQLLDMIPRINMKTDATSSIIMAHIYERNGRRDELKKLRRHIEEVDNITDIQLRQFYNCLLLCHLKFGDLDSASRMVLEMLCKAKKAQNSLGVANLQLETDKVGTTAPHRSVPVHENPDTPQRHFSCYEDFCRDRKFLGLEAETRELLNNLVVNLQGQVELITTERGILRPTETTYVKLVKAFLEAGNTKDLVEFLIKAEKEDSPMSADNSVLVHVINSCISLGWLDRAHDLLDEMRLAGIRCSSSVYNFLLKAYHKDNRIDEMKSLIRDARRAGVQLDASSYRSLIQSRVAEKDTAGALNLFKEMKEAKIPRVGEQDFEVLVKRCAEGKDAHLMSKLLQEIKEGQVVDSGVHDWNSVIHFFCKKRLMQDAEKALKKMRSLELAPNAQTFHSMVTGYAAVGGKYIEVAELWGEMKSFAFSSGMKFDVELLDAVLYTFVRGGFFIRANEVIEMMEKGSMFVDKYKYRALFLKYHKTLYKGKAPKFQTESQLKKREAALAFKKWIGL
- the LOC131001865 gene encoding pentatricopeptide repeat-containing protein At1g03100, mitochondrial-like isoform X2, which translates into the protein MVHLRKVSSRATANYILQSFLDRISKCHCVAQRGYKPFAYLHDQDGVLMLRHGLEHFSHNFSTMAGTVLVQARDIGRLHEELENATDEGKFNDAWDLHEKHMRMEGFARKSIMCKLIAGLTETLDIEWLEKAYGLVEKAFEEHKQTLFDREILVYLSLGLAKCGLPIPSSTLLRKLIEMEKFPPVTAWSAIIAYMSNSPSGAFLAAELVLEIGYKFHDGRVDPRKKCNEPLISMKPNATALNIALVGCLRFGITRKGEQLLDMIPRINMKTDATSSIIMAHIYERNGRRDELKKLRRHIEEVDNITDIQLRQFYNCLLLCHLKFGDLDSASRMVLEMLCKAKKAQNSLGVANLQLETDKVGTTAPHRSVPVHENPDTPQRHFSCYEDFCRDRKFLGLEAETRELLNNLVVNLQGQVELITTERGILRPTETTYVKLVKAFLEAGNTKDLVEFLIKAEKEDSPMSADNSVLVHVINSCISLGWLDRAHDLLDEMRLAGIRCSSSVYNFLLKAYHKDNRIDEMKSLIRDARRAGVQLDASSYRSLIQSRVAEKDTAGALNLFKEMKEAKIPRVGEQDFEVLVKRCAEGKDAHLMSKLLQEIKEGQVVDSGVHDWNSVIHFFCKKRLMQDAEKALKKMRSLELAPNAQTFHSMVTGYAAVGGKYIERRIFHPSK